In Vibrio japonicus, one DNA window encodes the following:
- the flgA gene encoding flagellar basal body P-ring formation chaperone FlgA, with translation MMYLKRVQYSFSTTRRSFNKLLFKSIGCVLFFFSFSASAATGSQIANIQRAAEAYIAATIESPAGGSLETTAANIDQRIFATDCPSGLESSSSSTNPNASNITVLVECTEDNWRVYVPVRITRTGPQVTLTTNLSRGQIISAHDVTVSMVDLQRFRRQGFSSIEAVIGAKVKKNLRTGDAIEANDICIVCRSESVTIKAVKSGMTITTKGVALTDGTHGEQIRVKNSKSNRIIEGRVTGISEVTVIF, from the coding sequence ATGATGTATCTTAAAAGAGTCCAATACTCATTTTCCACTACCCGTAGATCTTTCAATAAATTACTTTTCAAGTCTATCGGCTGTGTCCTATTTTTCTTTAGTTTTTCAGCGTCTGCCGCGACAGGTTCTCAGATCGCCAATATCCAACGTGCGGCTGAGGCTTACATTGCTGCAACGATAGAAAGCCCAGCGGGTGGCTCACTTGAAACCACTGCCGCAAATATTGACCAAAGAATATTTGCTACGGACTGCCCTTCAGGGCTAGAAAGCTCTTCAAGTTCCACCAATCCCAATGCCAGTAATATCACTGTTCTTGTTGAATGTACGGAAGACAATTGGCGCGTTTATGTTCCTGTCCGAATCACTCGAACAGGACCACAAGTTACGCTAACGACTAACCTTTCTCGTGGACAAATTATTTCTGCGCATGACGTTACCGTCAGCATGGTAGACTTGCAACGCTTTAGACGGCAAGGCTTTTCCTCTATAGAGGCTGTGATAGGTGCAAAAGTGAAAAAGAATTTACGCACCGGAGACGCGATCGAAGCAAACGACATTTGTATCGTATGCCGTAGCGAGTCTGTAACCATTAAGGCCGTGAAATCGGGGATGACCATTACAACCAAAGGGGTAGCTCTGACTGATGGCACGCACGGCGAGCAGATTAGAGTGAAAAATAGTAAATCCAACCGTATAATTGAAGGACGTGTCACTGGGATTTCAGAAGTTACCGTCATCTTCTAA